Proteins from a genomic interval of Quercus lobata isolate SW786 chromosome 11, ValleyOak3.0 Primary Assembly, whole genome shotgun sequence:
- the LOC115966971 gene encoding cytochrome P450 84A1-like codes for MESPIQNSAVFIFLPSLLCIMVFLFQLTRKLSSYPPGPKGLPIIGKMSMMPQMSHHHLAQLAQQYGGLVHLQMGMHNMVVISTPDLAREVLQVQDSVFANRSSSFAATYLSYDRADMAFANYGQIWRQMRKICVMKLFSRKRVETWDSVGDEINKKVQTISTKTGTPINLSKMASSLTSHIIYKAAFGSNSREGEEGQFENILQEYSKLFTELDFSDFIPWLSWIHKKDLKKRLVNVRRALDLFIDKVIDEHLAKKKNKNSKDENEAAATDMVDELVSFLDEGADHENKKSTDSLSTFKLNRDNIKGLIMDIMIGGTETVASAIVWALAELMKNPEDLKKVQVELSNVVGLRRRVQDSDLENLTYLKCTLKETLRLHPPIPLIVHETAKNTVLAGYSIPARWRVVINSWAIGRDGTVWEEPNAFKPSRFLEPGAKDFKGNDFEFIPFGSGRRSCPGMQLGFYVLEKSVAELVHCFTWELHEGMKGGELDMSDTPGLTTPKGAPLIAVPSYRLECALW; via the exons ATGGAATCCCCTATACAAAATTCGGCCGTGTTtatctttcttccttctttgttATGTATCATGGTTTTCTTGTTTCAGCTAACTAGAAAACTCTCTTCTTACCCACCAGGCCCAAAAGGGTTACCCATCATCGGCAAAATGTCAATGATGCCCCAAATGTCTCACCATCATCTAGCCCAGCTTGCTCAGCAATATGGTGGGCTCGTCCATCTCCAAATGGGCATGCATAACATGGTGGTCATATCAACTCCAGACTTGGCCCGTGAAGTCCTCCAGGTCCAAGATAGTGTCTTCGCGAATCGATCCTCAAGCTTCGCAGCTACATACCTAAGCTATGATCGGGCCGACATGGCCTTTGCCAATTACGGCCAAATTTGGCGTCAAATGCGTAAGATATGTGTCATGAAGCTCTTTAGCCGAAAACGAGTCGAGACTTGGGACTCTGTAGGAGACGAGATAAACAAGAAGGTCCAAACCATTTCAACCAAAACTGGAACACCCATTAATCTCTCTAAGATGGCTTCAAGTCTCACCAGCCACATAATCTATAAGGCAGCGTTTGGTTCCAACTCACGTGAAGGAGAGGAGGGCCAGTTTGAAAACATTTTGCAAGAATACTCGAAGCTTTTCACAGAGTTAGATTTTTCGGATTTTATACCGTGGTTGAGTTGGATTcataaaaaagatttaaagaAAAGATTGGTTAATGTAAGAAGGGCACTTGACTTGTTCATTGATAAGGTCATCGATGAACACTtggccaaaaagaaaaacaagaatagCAAGGATGAGAATGAAGCTGCTGCTACAGATATGGTGGATGAACTAGTAAGTTTCCTTGATGAAGGTGCTGATCATGAGAACAAGAAGTCCACGGACTCGCTATCCACCTTTAAGCTCAATAGAGATAACATCAAAGGTCTTATCATG GATATAATGATTGGTGGAACCGAAACTGTTGCTTCAGCAATTGTGTGGGCGTTGGCAGAGCTAATGAAGAACCCAGAAGATCTCAAGAAGGTCCAAGTAGAGCTCTCAAATGTCGTAGGCTTGCGCCGTAGAGTCCAAGACTCCGACCTTGAAAACCTCACGTATCTCAAGTGCACACTCAAAGAAACTCTTCGTCTCCACCCTCCAATCCCCCTCATCGTCCATGAGACTGCAAAGAACACCGTGTTAGCTGGGTATTCTATCCCAGCTCGCTGGCGCGTGGTGATCAACTCGTGGGCTATTGGGCGGGATGGGACGGTGTGGGAGGAGCCAAATGCATTCAAGCCCTCGAGGTTTTTGGAACCAGGTGCTAAGGATTTTAAGGGAAATGATTTTGAGTTTATTCCATTTGGGTCAGGAAGGAGGTCTTGCCCAGGCATGCAACTAGGGTTTTATGTATTAGAGAAGAGTGTGGCTGAGCTTGTTCATTGTTTTACATGGGAGTTACATGAGGGAATGAAGGGTGGTGAGCTTGATATGAGTGATACGCCTGGACTCACCACTCCAAAAGGTGCTCCTCTTATTGCAGTGCCGAGTTATCGCCTAGAGTGTGCACTTTGGTAG
- the LOC115966972 gene encoding uncharacterized protein LOC115966972 gives MSVARLRAEVDDHESKRAKGMASPMLGFSDEDKVGTIQPHDDTLVITLTIGGYDVKRVLVEQGNVVEVMYLDLYKGLKLRPKDLTAYDSILVSFKGKIVTPKGQIRMPIQTDSDIVEVDFIVVDAYSPYTAIVARPWLHALRVVSSTLHQKMKYSSEGRVKEVIGDQAMARQCMVSAISRRLSAEPSTPIENGL, from the coding sequence ATGTCGGTGGCCCGACTCCGCGCTGAAGTTGACGACCATGAGTCTAAGAGGGCTAAAGGGATGGCCTCGCCCATGCTcggattctcggatgaggataaggttGGAACTATCCAGCCCCACGACGATACTCTAGTCATCACACTCACGATCGGGGGATATGACGTGAAGAGGGTGCTAGTTGAACAGGGCAACGTTGTGGAGGTAATGTACCTCGACCTGTATAAGGGGCTGAAGCTGAGACCCAAAGACTTGACGGCATACGACTCCATTTTGGTAAGTTTCAAAGGGAAAATCGTTACTCCGAAAGGCCAGATTAGAATGCCTATACAAACAGACTCGGACAtagtggaggtggacttcatagtGGTGGACGCATATTCACCCTATACCGCCATTGTAgctagaccttggcttcatgccctaAGAGTTGTTTCCTCAACCTTGCACCAAAAGATGAAGTACTCGTCGGAGGGTCGGGTCAAAGAAGTGATAGGAGACCAAGCCATGGCccggcaatgcatggtgtccgCCATCTCGCGACGGCTGAGTGCCGAGCCTTCAACCCCTATCGAGAatggcttatag